The following are from one region of the Methanomassiliicoccales archaeon LGM-DZ1 genome:
- a CDS encoding GTPase, which produces MRIIILGGFLGSGKTSLLIRLAAQFTEKGQNVAIIVNESGSSGVDGETLKQRGYDSYELPEGCICCTLAGSLQDTIRQIEKERSPDVIIIEPTGLAMPGKVKEMAEQTGAGEEKDIVIGIADVQRFKDLIKKREGFFVEQMKGSDFILINKSDLARPGDMESAMAWLSERFPETEVIPVSVKTGENLGRVYELMA; this is translated from the coding sequence ATGCGGATAATCATCCTGGGAGGCTTCCTGGGCAGCGGGAAGACCAGCCTTCTGATCAGGCTCGCCGCCCAGTTCACGGAGAAAGGGCAGAACGTTGCCATAATCGTCAACGAGTCCGGATCGTCCGGGGTCGACGGCGAGACCCTGAAGCAGCGCGGGTATGATTCTTATGAGCTCCCCGAGGGCTGCATATGCTGCACCCTGGCGGGGTCCCTGCAGGACACCATCAGGCAGATCGAGAAGGAGAGGTCGCCGGACGTCATCATCATCGAGCCTACCGGGCTCGCCATGCCTGGAAAGGTAAAGGAGATGGCGGAGCAGACAGGCGCCGGGGAGGAGAAGGACATCGTCATCGGCATCGCCGATGTTCAGAGGTTCAAGGACCTCATCAAGAAGAGAGAAGGATTCTTCGTCGAGCAGATGAAGGGCTCGGACTTCATACTCATCAACAAATCCGACCTCGCAAGGCCCGGGGACATGGAGAGCGCGATGGCCTGGCTGTCGGAACGCTTCCCCGAGACCGAGGTCATCCCGGTGTCCGTCAAGACCGGCGAGAACCTCGGCAGGGTCTATGAGCTGATGGCCTGA
- a CDS encoding GTPase, with translation MIVYIIGGFLGSGKTSLLMRLATMLGQKKERVAIVVNESGEIGVDGATLKAQGYDAIELPQGCICCTLAGTLQNALRNIKNDIDPDIIIIEPTGLALPGKVKNLVRSSCIDEDKDVVIGIADVQRFHDLVTKREDFFTGQMRASDFILINKSDLAKPGQIEEASAWLHERFPETKVIPVSVKTGDNLDKVYEMIE, from the coding sequence ATGATTGTCTACATCATCGGCGGCTTCCTCGGAAGCGGAAAGACCAGTCTGCTCATGAGGCTCGCCACCATGCTCGGCCAGAAGAAGGAGAGGGTCGCGATCGTCGTCAACGAGTCGGGCGAGATCGGCGTCGATGGGGCGACCCTCAAGGCCCAGGGATACGATGCCATCGAGCTCCCGCAGGGATGCATCTGCTGCACCCTCGCCGGGACCCTCCAGAACGCGCTCAGGAACATCAAGAACGACATCGACCCAGACATCATCATCATCGAGCCGACCGGGCTCGCTCTCCCCGGGAAGGTCAAGAACCTCGTCCGCTCCTCCTGCATCGACGAGGACAAGGACGTCGTCATCGGCATCGCCGATGTGCAGAGGTTCCACGACCTGGTCACCAAGAGGGAGGACTTCTTCACCGGCCAGATGCGCGCCTCGGACTTCATCCTCATCAACAAGTCCGACCTCGCGAAACCCGGGCAGATCGAGGAGGCCTCCGCCTGGCTCCATGAGCGCTTCCCCGAGACCAAGGTCATCCCGGTGTCCGTCAAGACCGGGGACAACCTCGACAAGGTCTACGAGATGATAGAATGA
- a CDS encoding hydrogenase nickel incorporation protein HypA: MSEEHEHHHENSIEEAGGAAAGFTGKIFNFNTDAEARLADALMAVGKYVQGESGCLLGHIKAAVYKDDGTGITLNLIDMDNGVEHHGTMARQDEVKFNFMCAVLDVDEHELTHVMLHAIDDSGLDYAIDPESLKHHHHHHHHDGDEDDDHDEEEEHEHHHHDDDEEKHHHGCCCHDDDDHDEDGHHHHDGCCCHDDEDMSSLLDENGKLRPDHHHDHHDEHEHHHHDDDDGEEHHHGCCCHKHHDE, encoded by the coding sequence ATGAGCGAGGAGCACGAGCACCACCACGAGAACTCCATCGAGGAGGCCGGGGGCGCCGCCGCCGGCTTCACCGGGAAGATCTTCAACTTCAACACCGACGCCGAGGCAAGGCTCGCCGATGCCCTGATGGCCGTCGGAAAGTACGTCCAGGGCGAATCTGGCTGTCTTCTCGGCCACATCAAGGCCGCAGTCTACAAGGACGACGGCACCGGGATAACCCTGAACCTCATCGACATGGACAACGGGGTCGAGCACCACGGCACCATGGCCCGCCAGGACGAGGTCAAGTTCAACTTCATGTGCGCCGTCCTCGACGTCGATGAGCACGAGCTCACCCATGTCATGCTGCATGCCATCGATGATTCCGGGCTCGACTACGCCATCGACCCGGAATCGCTGAAGCATCACCATCACCACCATCACCATGACGGGGATGAGGATGACGACCATGATGAGGAGGAAGAGCATGAGCATCACCACCATGACGATGATGAGGAAAAGCACCATCACGGATGCTGCTGCCATGATGACGATGACCATGATGAGGACGGGCACCACCACCATGACGGTTGCTGCTGCCATGATGACGAGGACATGAGTTCCCTTCTCGACGAGAACGGGAAGCTGAGGCCCGACCACCATCACGACCATCATGATGAGCACGAGCACCACCACCATGACGATGATGACGGAGAAGAGCACCATCACGGGTGCTGCTGCCACAAGCATCATGACGAGTGA
- a CDS encoding methylamine methyltransferase corrinoid protein reductive activase, which yields MSIGIAIDVGTSGSRAHAIDLSNNKVLKTVTTECHPLPGANVMDHLTFCINNGNQVAHEILIDTENKVINALGIDKHQIEKVSICGNPIQMSLFQGIPVDDLAFAGENAKKARGIKEQKRDAGVFSAVDVGLDVPDGTELYVPPAIRHEIGADALAMMYKSGFLEQKANCMVTDYGTNAEMALKVGDDIYTGSAAAGPAMEGQSIRCGMLAAPGAISDLEYDFSWRCKVLDDSISPQDGDLINFALEQEMEKGPMDGKAKGITGTGVIAAVAVAQYEHLWRKGQLTTSDGRMHLQDGIYVDSHDISEAAKAIGAMRAGHFTLLEHAGIKFDDMHTMYMAGASGTYVDAMKARDVGLIPPTSTEIYQWGNTSLALAEDVLRDPELLDKLQDIANGIRANHVMFASDHVFEQIYMQELSFWEEGMSLEEYNRNNAVEGIQALPKARGHANVHRMVTRDIQDLGVNGLTIIHDIGTQLVGKMDGCTVCRKCERNCPEKALTISDDGVATVQTKNCLGTACYRCERECPSKVFKYGTLRLAEKA from the coding sequence ATGAGCATAGGAATCGCCATCGATGTAGGAACATCAGGCAGCAGAGCGCACGCCATCGACCTATCCAACAACAAAGTGCTGAAAACCGTCACGACCGAATGCCACCCCCTGCCTGGCGCCAACGTGATGGACCATCTCACATTCTGCATCAACAACGGCAACCAGGTGGCCCATGAGATCCTCATCGACACCGAGAACAAGGTCATCAACGCGCTCGGCATCGACAAGCACCAGATCGAGAAGGTTTCCATCTGCGGCAACCCGATCCAGATGTCCCTGTTCCAGGGGATCCCCGTCGACGACCTCGCCTTCGCAGGCGAGAACGCCAAGAAGGCCAGGGGGATCAAGGAGCAGAAGAGGGATGCGGGGGTGTTCTCCGCCGTCGACGTCGGCCTCGACGTCCCCGACGGCACCGAGCTCTACGTCCCGCCGGCGATCAGGCACGAGATCGGTGCCGACGCCCTCGCCATGATGTACAAGTCCGGATTCCTGGAGCAGAAGGCCAACTGCATGGTCACCGACTACGGTACCAACGCCGAGATGGCCCTCAAGGTCGGCGACGACATCTACACCGGGTCCGCCGCCGCGGGTCCGGCCATGGAGGGGCAGTCCATCCGCTGCGGGATGCTGGCGGCCCCCGGCGCCATCAGCGACCTCGAGTACGATTTCTCGTGGAGATGCAAGGTCCTCGACGACAGCATCTCCCCCCAGGACGGGGACCTCATAAACTTCGCCCTGGAGCAGGAGATGGAGAAGGGCCCGATGGACGGCAAGGCGAAGGGGATCACCGGGACCGGCGTCATCGCGGCTGTGGCCGTCGCCCAGTACGAGCACCTCTGGCGGAAGGGGCAGCTCACCACCTCAGACGGCAGGATGCACCTCCAGGACGGCATCTACGTCGATTCCCACGACATATCCGAGGCAGCCAAGGCCATCGGCGCCATGAGGGCGGGGCATTTCACCCTCCTGGAACATGCCGGTATCAAGTTCGACGACATGCACACCATGTACATGGCGGGCGCGTCCGGAACTTATGTGGATGCCATGAAGGCCCGCGACGTCGGCCTCATACCCCCGACCTCGACCGAGATCTACCAGTGGGGCAACACTTCCCTGGCGCTCGCCGAGGACGTCCTGAGGGACCCGGAGCTCCTCGACAAACTGCAGGACATCGCCAACGGCATCCGCGCCAACCACGTCATGTTCGCGTCGGACCACGTCTTCGAGCAGATCTACATGCAGGAGCTCTCCTTCTGGGAGGAGGGCATGAGCCTCGAGGAATACAACAGGAACAATGCTGTCGAGGGCATCCAGGCCCTTCCGAAGGCCCGCGGGCACGCCAACGTCCACCGCATGGTCACCAGGGACATCCAGGACCTCGGAGTGAACGGCCTCACGATCATCCACGACATCGGGACCCAGCTCGTCGGGAAGATGGACGGCTGCACCGTCTGCAGGAAGTGCGAGAGGAACTGCCCCGAGAAGGCCCTGACCATCTCCGACGACGGAGTGGCCACCGTGCAGACCAAGAACTGCCTCGGCACCGCCTGCTACAGGTGCGAGCGCGAGTGCCCCTCCAAGGTGTTCAAGTACGGCACCCTGAGGCTGGCTGAGAAGGCCTGA
- a CDS encoding YqaJ viral recombinase family protein yields MAFDGRANIVEIDDSDRVVVFDLYRKKKISGTKLGPILGVSDLSTPFKVSLELAGIYPGDPRNKYIDAGNALEPVIRNYVRKNAQSLLPGILGIPQSEQLTVEEPVPREKCGYDHFHDSKVFGGLVDGYIGYEGRRQAVLEIKTSGNRPKWLDSEGKVSVIPETYMLQAGLYAQLSDLDRIVFAVGFLEDQDYDRPGNWVPSPENCAVIAVDRPDMAKPMEDAEAWYHEYIDRGETPQWTDADADLVKWLKSYDPKAALKARKGNGGSGHRRRF; encoded by the coding sequence ATGGCATTCGACGGCAGAGCGAACATCGTCGAGATCGACGACAGCGACAGGGTGGTCGTCTTCGATCTTTACCGGAAGAAGAAGATCTCAGGGACGAAACTGGGCCCCATCCTGGGCGTCAGCGACCTCTCCACCCCCTTCAAAGTATCCCTGGAACTCGCCGGCATATATCCGGGGGACCCCAGGAACAAGTACATCGATGCGGGGAACGCCCTGGAACCGGTGATCAGGAATTACGTGAGGAAGAACGCCCAATCCCTCCTTCCCGGCATACTGGGTATACCGCAGTCGGAGCAGCTGACGGTGGAGGAGCCGGTCCCCCGCGAGAAATGCGGATACGATCATTTCCACGACAGCAAGGTCTTCGGCGGTCTGGTCGACGGCTATATCGGGTACGAAGGGAGGAGGCAGGCCGTCCTGGAGATCAAGACCTCCGGCAACCGCCCCAAATGGCTGGACTCCGAGGGGAAGGTATCGGTCATCCCGGAGACCTATATGCTCCAGGCGGGGCTGTACGCCCAGCTTTCCGATCTCGACAGGATCGTCTTCGCCGTCGGCTTCCTGGAGGACCAGGATTACGACCGTCCCGGGAACTGGGTCCCTTCGCCGGAGAACTGCGCGGTCATCGCCGTCGACCGTCCGGACATGGCCAAGCCCATGGAGGATGCCGAGGCATGGTACCACGAGTACATAGACAGGGGGGAGACGCCGCAGTGGACCGATGCCGACGCCGATCTCGTGAAATGGCTGAAGTCCTACGACCCGAAGGCCGCCTTGAAAGCGAGGAAAGGGAACGGGGGCAGCGGGCACAGAAGGCGCTTCTGA